In Deinococcus ficus, a single genomic region encodes these proteins:
- a CDS encoding alpha/beta hydrolase family protein — MKTSRSSLLLGLGAALILIGGLIAFWAQTAGGQVRVRDVRFMGANGAQLSGLLYIPRGVSAEKPAPGILAVHGYINSRETHADFAIEFARRGYVVLNMDQAGHGFSDGPAFANGFGGPAGLAYLRSLDLVDKDNIGLEGHSMGGWTILNAAAAYPDGYKAMVLEGSSTGSGFAPEGTPTSPRNLAVVFSKYDEFSGLMWEVPRALDVAQSTKLQKVFGATGPVEPGRVYGDLAAGTARVLYTPNTTHPGDHLSRDAIGNAVSWFGQTLEGGTPLPVSNQIWPWKEFGTTLGWFGFVLVVLGSGGLLLQTRSLGGLNRVPSQPQGAAGPGWWLGALVMLAVPVLTYFPFFRLGAEWLKPSSLWPQSITNQIMVWALLNTVISLVLYLLWRATARRQLAAAPAVDAPAQPDGVPAARGSTWSEIGKSALVALGAVGTGYLSLLLTSYFFNVDYRFWFVGLKPMTTGQFRMFLAYLIPFTLYALMAATVLHRQMRRSARGSMLTNALLLAGGFLLFLLVQYGTLFSTGQLFTAGEPLNVIVAIQFLPILVILAIFMTYFARRTDRVYTGAFVSSLFLTWYIVAGQATQFAF; from the coding sequence TTGAAAACGTCCAGAAGTTCCCTGCTCCTTGGACTGGGAGCTGCGCTGATCCTGATCGGCGGCCTGATCGCGTTCTGGGCCCAGACCGCAGGCGGGCAGGTGAGGGTCCGAGACGTGAGGTTCATGGGCGCGAACGGCGCGCAGCTCAGTGGCCTGCTGTACATCCCCCGGGGGGTCAGCGCCGAGAAACCGGCCCCAGGGATCCTGGCGGTTCACGGCTACATCAACTCCCGCGAGACCCACGCGGACTTTGCCATCGAATTCGCCCGGCGCGGCTACGTCGTGCTGAACATGGACCAGGCCGGGCACGGTTTCAGCGACGGGCCCGCCTTTGCCAACGGCTTTGGTGGGCCCGCCGGGCTGGCCTACCTGCGGAGCCTGGACCTGGTCGACAAGGACAACATCGGTCTGGAGGGCCACTCCATGGGCGGCTGGACGATCCTCAACGCCGCGGCCGCCTATCCGGACGGGTACAAGGCCATGGTCCTCGAGGGGTCCTCCACAGGCTCGGGCTTCGCGCCGGAAGGCACACCGACCTCACCGCGCAACCTCGCGGTCGTTTTCAGCAAATACGACGAGTTCTCGGGCCTGATGTGGGAAGTGCCCCGCGCGCTCGACGTCGCCCAGAGCACAAAACTCCAGAAGGTGTTCGGGGCGACTGGCCCGGTCGAGCCGGGCCGCGTGTACGGCGACCTGGCCGCGGGCACCGCACGCGTCCTCTACACCCCGAACACCACGCACCCTGGGGATCACCTGTCCCGTGACGCCATCGGCAACGCCGTGTCCTGGTTCGGGCAGACCCTGGAGGGCGGCACGCCCCTGCCGGTCAGCAACCAGATCTGGCCCTGGAAGGAATTCGGCACCACGCTCGGCTGGTTCGGATTCGTCCTGGTGGTGCTGGGAAGCGGCGGCCTCCTGCTGCAGACGCGCAGCCTCGGCGGCCTGAACCGGGTGCCCAGCCAGCCCCAGGGCGCCGCCGGTCCAGGCTGGTGGCTGGGCGCCCTGGTCATGCTGGCCGTGCCCGTGCTCACGTACTTCCCGTTCTTCCGCCTGGGGGCCGAGTGGCTCAAACCCAGCAGCCTGTGGCCCCAGAGCATCACCAACCAGATCATGGTCTGGGCACTGCTGAACACTGTGATCTCGCTGGTGCTGTACCTGCTCTGGCGCGCCACCGCCCGTCGTCAGCTCGCCGCCGCGCCAGCGGTGGACGCGCCGGCCCAGCCTGATGGCGTGCCCGCCGCACGGGGCAGCACCTGGAGTGAGATCGGGAAGAGCGCGCTGGTGGCCCTGGGGGCTGTCGGCACTGGCTACCTGTCGCTCCTGCTCACGTCCTATTTCTTCAACGTGGATTACCGGTTCTGGTTCGTGGGCCTGAAGCCGATGACCACGGGACAGTTCAGGATGTTCCTGGCCTACCTGATTCCCTTCACGCTCTACGCCCTGATGGCGGCCACCGTGCTGCACCGGCAGATGCGGCGCAGCGCGCGCGGCTCCATGCTCACGAACGCGCTGCTGCTGGCAGGCGGGTTCCTGCTCTTCCTGCTCGTGCAGTACGGCACCCTGTTCAGCACGGGGCAGCTGTTCACGGCCGGCGAGCCGCTGAACGTGATCGTGGCGATCCAGTTCCTGCCGATCCTGGTCATCCTGGCCATCTTCATGACCTACTTCGCCCGCCGCACAGACCGCGTGTACACGGGCGCGTTCGTGTCGTCCCTGTTCCTGACGTGGTACATCGTGGCGGGCCAGGCCACGCAGTTCGCGTTCTAG
- the glpK gene encoding glycerol kinase GlpK yields the protein MSKFILALDQGTTSSRAIVFDREGHIRSVAQREFQQHFPEPGWVEHDAAEIWSTQSGVAQEAIVRAGLRASDIAAIGVTNQRETVVVWDRANGQPIHRAIVWQDRRTSALCDSLRAQGLEATFQRKTGLLLDAYFSGTKVRWILDHVPGARERAERGELAFGTVDSWLVWNLTGGALHITDPSNASRTLLYDIHRGQWDDELLGLLDVPRSMLPEVRSSSEVYGETAEGLFGSRIPVAGIAGDQQAATFGQRCLERGMAKNTYGTGCFMLLNTAEEAVPSQHKLLTTVAWQLDGTRTYALEGSVFVAGAVIQWLRDSLKIIRSSSEVEALAASVESSEGVFLVPAFVGLGAPYWDSYARGTMVGLTRGTTSAHIVRAALESIAYQSAELLTAMHQDSSTPLLELRVDGGASTNDLLMQFQADILGVPVVRPQVTETTALGAAYLAGLAVGYWSGPEEINRQWQVGRTFEPRMPVAEREHRMDRWRQAVERSRAWAELDAPDSAPQS from the coding sequence ATGTCCAAATTCATTCTTGCCCTGGATCAGGGCACGACCAGCAGCCGCGCGATCGTCTTCGACCGGGAGGGCCACATCCGCTCGGTGGCCCAACGGGAATTCCAGCAGCACTTCCCCGAACCGGGCTGGGTGGAGCACGACGCGGCGGAAATCTGGAGCACCCAGAGCGGTGTCGCGCAGGAAGCGATCGTGCGGGCCGGCCTGCGGGCAAGTGACATCGCCGCGATTGGCGTGACCAATCAGCGCGAGACGGTGGTGGTCTGGGACCGTGCCAATGGCCAGCCCATCCACCGCGCGATCGTCTGGCAGGACCGGCGGACCTCCGCGCTGTGCGACAGCCTGCGTGCGCAGGGCCTGGAAGCGACCTTCCAGCGCAAGACGGGGCTGCTGCTTGACGCGTACTTCAGCGGCACCAAGGTCCGCTGGATCCTGGATCACGTGCCCGGCGCGCGGGAGCGGGCGGAACGGGGCGAGCTGGCCTTCGGGACGGTGGACAGCTGGCTGGTGTGGAACCTGACCGGGGGGGCGCTGCACATCACGGACCCGTCGAATGCCAGCCGGACGCTGCTGTACGACATTCACCGCGGTCAGTGGGACGACGAGCTGCTGGGCCTCCTGGACGTGCCCCGGTCGATGTTGCCGGAGGTGCGCAGCAGCAGCGAGGTCTACGGCGAGACGGCCGAGGGTCTCTTCGGAAGTCGCATTCCCGTGGCGGGGATCGCGGGGGATCAACAGGCGGCGACCTTCGGCCAGCGCTGCCTGGAGCGGGGAATGGCGAAGAACACCTACGGCACCGGGTGCTTCATGCTGCTGAACACGGCGGAGGAGGCGGTGCCCAGCCAGCACAAGCTGCTCACGACCGTCGCGTGGCAACTGGACGGGACGCGCACCTACGCCCTGGAAGGCAGCGTCTTCGTGGCGGGTGCGGTGATCCAGTGGCTGCGGGACAGCCTGAAGATCATCCGGTCGAGCAGCGAGGTGGAGGCTCTGGCGGCCAGTGTGGAGTCGTCGGAGGGCGTCTTCCTGGTCCCGGCCTTCGTGGGGCTGGGCGCGCCGTACTGGGACAGCTACGCCCGGGGGACGATGGTGGGTCTGACTCGCGGGACCACCAGTGCCCACATCGTCCGTGCGGCGCTGGAATCCATCGCCTATCAGTCGGCGGAGCTGCTCACGGCCATGCATCAGGACAGCAGTACGCCCCTCCTGGAGCTGCGGGTGGATGGGGGGGCCAGTACCAACGACCTGCTGATGCAGTTCCAGGCCGACATCCTGGGGGTGCCGGTGGTGCGTCCCCAGGTGACGGAGACGACGGCGCTGGGCGCGGCCTACCTGGCCGGTCTCGCGGTGGGCTACTGGTCGGGACCCGAGGAGATCAACCGGCAGTGGCAGGTGGGCCGCACGTTCGAGCCGCGGATGCCGGTCGCGGAACGGGAGCACCGCATGGACCGCTGGCGTCAGGCGGTAGAACGCAGCCGCGCCTGGGCGGAACTGGACGCGCCGGACAGTGCGCCTCAGTCCTGA